The following coding sequences lie in one Enterococcus sp. 9E7_DIV0242 genomic window:
- a CDS encoding tail assembly chaperone, whose protein sequence is MTFSINIKSKPLEIKFNYSLFFRANKKLGTKDEKGNSMNNGAGILFSKMLEQDDEAVIDIIKLAAKDKYSENDIFEAIENYSDEHGVGDEAAGYDMLFEEMKQEMLVSGFFKKKILKYIEQMEKAAEVLSKKEDAESKTQAEAVKELIEKMKKELS, encoded by the coding sequence ATGACATTTTCAATCAATATTAAAAGCAAACCACTAGAAATAAAGTTTAATTATTCTCTATTTTTTAGAGCCAACAAAAAACTGGGTACGAAAGATGAAAAAGGCAATTCTATGAATAATGGTGCAGGGATCCTTTTCAGTAAAATGCTAGAGCAAGATGATGAAGCAGTTATTGATATTATCAAACTGGCAGCAAAAGACAAATACTCAGAGAATGATATCTTCGAGGCTATCGAGAATTATTCTGATGAGCATGGTGTTGGTGACGAGGCTGCAGGATATGACATGCTTTTTGAAGAAATGAAGCAGGAGATGCTTGTGTCCGGTTTTTTCAAGAAAAAAATATTGAAGTACATCGAACAAATGGAAAAAGCGGCCGAAGTCTTGAGCAAGAAAGAAGACGCAGAGAGCAAGACTCAAGCAGAAGCAGTCAAGGAACTGATCGAGAAAATGAAGAAAGAGCTCTCATAG
- a CDS encoding phage major tail protein, TP901-1 family: protein MADVINNGITKPTGKPLNAKRVWYFLQSVDAPINSPAVLPAFQTEGTTTYGGDVIDEQTKMGRIIQKSTDEQNIDLTQYFVPGDESIDIIKKSKTEGKSVKVWRVEVDESQAEVEGDHKAYPAEFGYGLVDELELSDGDDFVEASYTLNIVGTLREGTFPLSDEDIDMISNMYDYQRPGETTGDYDSIQTEPSTPS, encoded by the coding sequence ATGGCAGATGTAATTAATAACGGGATTACAAAACCTACCGGAAAACCATTAAATGCCAAAAGAGTTTGGTATTTTTTGCAATCAGTAGATGCACCAATCAATAGCCCAGCTGTTTTACCTGCGTTTCAAACAGAGGGGACAACAACATATGGTGGCGATGTAATTGACGAACAAACAAAGATGGGAAGAATCATTCAGAAATCCACAGATGAACAAAATATTGATTTAACACAATATTTTGTACCTGGCGATGAATCGATTGATATTATCAAAAAATCTAAAACAGAAGGAAAATCTGTTAAGGTTTGGCGCGTTGAGGTGGATGAAAGTCAAGCGGAAGTTGAAGGGGATCATAAGGCATATCCAGCAGAGTTTGGTTATGGGCTTGTCGATGAACTAGAGCTTAGTGATGGTGATGATTTTGTAGAAGCCAGCTACACACTCAACATTGTTGGGACTCTCAGAGAAGGTACATTTCCTCTGTCTGACGAAGACATTGATATGATTTCGAACATGTATGATTACCAACGGCCTGGTGAAACAACAGGGGACTATGACAGTATTCAAACTGAACCATCTACACCCAGTTAA
- a CDS encoding HK97-gp10 family putative phage morphogenesis protein has protein sequence MSVSVRWIGIDKFIRKVRFKSKQVQAEVDAEVMRGAFRIERGAKLRVAVDTGTTKQRIQVRKIKKYKAEILSPTHYSIYLEKGTRKMVAQPFLRPAVDEERPRLYENLNKIVKG, from the coding sequence TTGAGTGTATCGGTTCGCTGGATTGGTATTGATAAATTTATCAGAAAAGTTCGGTTTAAAAGTAAGCAAGTGCAAGCAGAAGTGGATGCCGAAGTAATGCGCGGGGCTTTTAGGATTGAAAGAGGCGCTAAACTACGAGTAGCCGTTGACACAGGAACAACAAAGCAACGAATACAAGTCAGAAAAATCAAAAAGTACAAAGCAGAAATACTTTCGCCGACTCACTACTCAATTTATCTCGAAAAAGGAACTCGAAAAATGGTTGCTCAACCTTTTTTACGTCCCGCCGTAGATGAAGAAAGGCCTCGCTTGTACGAAAACTTGAATAAAATTGTGAAAGGGTGA
- a CDS encoding phage head-tail connector protein: protein MIEQVKLFLGITDEIQDKLLQLIVEDSNDRIIAVINMFAKLNETEPVKDIPEELKFVHRDVSIKRFNKINSEGASSDSEEGRSISWEASYLSEYEDLLDQYTKPKKVAGKGTARFLE, encoded by the coding sequence ATGATTGAACAAGTAAAACTATTCCTAGGTATTACTGACGAAATACAAGATAAATTACTGCAACTCATAGTTGAGGATAGCAATGATCGGATCATCGCTGTTATCAACATGTTTGCCAAACTCAATGAAACGGAACCCGTGAAAGATATACCAGAAGAACTGAAATTTGTTCACAGAGATGTGTCAATAAAACGATTTAATAAGATAAACAGTGAGGGCGCCTCTTCTGATAGTGAAGAAGGGCGTTCTATTTCTTGGGAAGCGTCATATTTGAGCGAATATGAAGACCTGTTGGACCAATATACGAAACCTAAAAAAGTAGCAGGAAAAGGGACAGCGAGGTTTTTGGAATGA